One genomic window of Paenibacillus xylanilyticus includes the following:
- a CDS encoding aspartyl-phosphate phosphatase Spo0E family protein codes for MAEGDQGDRWSVRPDHESLHDISLEDEIHMLRRKMEQIFMEEKSFTSEIVIEISSLLDLKINEYMKANPIKGR; via the coding sequence CTGGCTGAAGGCGATCAAGGCGACCGATGGTCGGTGAGACCAGATCACGAATCTTTGCATGACATTTCCTTGGAAGATGAGATCCACATGCTTCGTCGCAAGATGGAACAGATTTTTATGGAGGAGAAATCCTTTACTTCAGAGATTGTGATTGAAATCAGCAGTTTATTGGATCTGAAGATCAATGAATATATGAAAGCTAACCCGATAAAAGGCAGGTAA
- a CDS encoding bifunctional adenosylcobinamide kinase/adenosylcobinamide-phosphate guanylyltransferase produces MLITVTGGIGSGKTRFALGYAAQISREGIYLSTGDHDPVIPELPSAHYRAISAGNGHHLTEVIHQINRESNLFLADQRIVIVDSLTSWMAAGFRATDDLDQQRVHTQQLLDALLSYQGKLLVVTNEMQGSLYPSEEERIFAARMASVNRALQSHSERMYMVVSGLAIDLKKREVRYHDS; encoded by the coding sequence TTGCTGATTACGGTCACTGGCGGGATAGGGAGTGGTAAAACCCGGTTTGCCCTAGGTTATGCAGCTCAAATCAGCCGGGAAGGAATCTATTTATCCACAGGCGATCATGATCCGGTGATTCCGGAACTGCCATCCGCTCATTATCGAGCCATTTCAGCCGGAAATGGCCATCACCTGACGGAAGTCATTCATCAGATCAATCGGGAATCGAATCTGTTTCTGGCTGATCAGCGAATTGTCATAGTGGACAGTCTGACTTCGTGGATGGCTGCCGGATTTAGAGCAACGGATGATCTTGATCAACAACGCGTACATACACAACAGCTGCTTGATGCCTTACTATCTTATCAGGGCAAGTTGCTGGTCGTTACCAATGAAATGCAGGGTTCCCTGTATCCATCGGAAGAGGAGCGTATTTTTGCCGCAAGGATGGCTTCGGTGAATCGTGCACTGCAGTCTCACTCGGAACGCATGTACATGGTGGTATCGGGACTAGCCATTGATCTGAAGAAGCGAGAAGTGCGGTACCACGATTCCTGA
- a CDS encoding DedA family protein — MQNWITDFMEQYGYIGIALIIALENVFPPIPSEIILPFGGFMTTYTSLTLPGVIIAATIGSVLGAVILYGIGLLIDVERLEKIVDRWGHILRIKKEDIHRVDAWFDKYGMWTVLFCRMVPLVRSLISIPAGMSNMKFGLFVLFTTIGTLAWNIILVLVGAALGASWENILHFMDVYSLVVYALLAIIVVGCVIWWIRRMKKSK; from the coding sequence ATGCAAAACTGGATAACCGATTTCATGGAACAATACGGCTACATAGGGATCGCACTCATTATTGCGCTCGAAAACGTATTTCCTCCCATTCCTTCGGAGATTATTTTGCCTTTTGGCGGATTTATGACGACGTACACCAGCCTCACTCTTCCAGGTGTTATCATTGCGGCTACCATCGGTTCTGTGCTGGGTGCAGTGATTCTCTATGGAATCGGATTGCTGATTGATGTAGAGCGTCTGGAGAAAATTGTAGATCGCTGGGGACATATTCTGCGAATCAAAAAAGAAGATATCCACCGTGTTGATGCATGGTTTGACAAATATGGAATGTGGACGGTACTATTCTGCCGCATGGTGCCACTTGTTCGCAGTCTCATCTCCATTCCAGCAGGCATGTCCAATATGAAATTCGGTTTGTTCGTCCTCTTCACCACCATCGGGACACTCGCCTGGAACATTATTTTGGTCTTGGTTGGGGCTGCGCTTGGCGCTTCTTGGGAAAATATTTTGCACTTTATGGACGTCTATTCACTGGTGGTATATGCGCTGCTCGCCATTATCGTGGTTGGTTGCGTGATCTGGTGGATCAGACGTATGAAAAAAAGCAAATAG
- a CDS encoding cob(I)yrinic acid a,c-diamide adenosyltransferase produces the protein MGIYTRTGDEGQTSVIGGRVIKDDDRVEAYGTIDELNCFVGQAISQIDDTEGKFEDLREHLLEVQQELFDCGSDLAFVKISETKYKVRDDMVTRLEQWIDQYDAENPKVERFIIPGGSPLSSALHVCRTVCRRAERRTVTLGQHTDINPSVRRYLNRLSDYFFVVARTANARQQVSDIEYVRSKKVFRRKE, from the coding sequence ATGGGCATCTATACACGAACAGGTGATGAAGGGCAAACTTCGGTCATCGGAGGACGGGTGATCAAAGATGACGACCGCGTTGAAGCTTACGGTACCATCGATGAGCTGAATTGTTTTGTCGGCCAGGCAATCAGTCAGATCGATGATACAGAGGGGAAATTCGAGGATTTGCGCGAACATTTGCTGGAGGTTCAGCAAGAATTGTTTGATTGTGGGTCGGACCTGGCGTTTGTGAAAATCAGCGAAACCAAATACAAAGTGCGGGATGACATGGTCACCCGGCTTGAACAATGGATTGATCAGTATGACGCGGAGAACCCGAAAGTGGAACGGTTCATTATCCCGGGAGGCAGCCCGCTGTCTTCAGCGCTTCATGTGTGCCGTACGGTATGCCGCCGTGCAGAGCGCCGCACGGTAACATTGGGACAGCATACAGATATTAATCCTTCGGTACGCCGTTACTTGAACCGTCTGTCTGATTATTTCTTCGTTGTAGCACGGACCGCCAATGCCAGACAGCAGGTGTCGGATATTGAATATGTACGGAGCAAAAAAGTGTTCCGCCGCAAAGAATGA
- a CDS encoding RluA family pseudouridine synthase gives MSGYYSPIVYTVPEHEDGWLLKTVLQRRLQVSRKLLSRLKITEQGIMLNGERVYISVKVSAGDIVEIRMEQEESDDILPESIPFSILYEDEHLLIVNKDAGIIVHPTHGHYTGTLANGVVHYWKSKGELFRFRPIHRLDQETSGVLAIAKNPYVHQHVSEQMIAGTVDKKYIAFVHGSPSPEQGSVDGAIDRDPEEPHRRIVTPDGYAARTLYSTVTRWDGGTASAVSLKLESGRTHQIRVHMTSIGCPLIGDRMYKTLPEDEIDEQTAVLREERDLWIDRQALHACELSFVHPLTQERMTFHAPLPSDMAELEKRLDNEAKPREEL, from the coding sequence ATGAGCGGCTATTATTCGCCGATTGTCTACACCGTTCCCGAACATGAAGATGGCTGGCTGCTGAAAACCGTGCTTCAGCGGCGGCTGCAGGTATCGCGCAAGCTCTTGTCCAGGCTGAAGATCACGGAGCAGGGAATTATGTTAAATGGAGAACGCGTGTATATCAGCGTGAAGGTATCGGCTGGAGATATCGTGGAGATTCGGATGGAACAGGAGGAATCGGATGACATTTTGCCGGAATCCATTCCTTTTTCCATTTTGTATGAAGATGAACATTTGCTTATTGTTAACAAGGATGCCGGCATAATTGTGCATCCGACACATGGACACTATACAGGAACGTTGGCGAATGGTGTTGTTCATTACTGGAAGTCCAAGGGAGAGCTTTTCCGGTTTAGACCTATTCATCGTCTGGATCAGGAAACTTCCGGGGTGCTGGCTATTGCCAAAAATCCATATGTGCATCAGCATGTGTCTGAACAAATGATCGCAGGAACCGTAGATAAAAAATACATTGCGTTTGTGCATGGGAGTCCTTCCCCTGAACAGGGGTCCGTTGATGGCGCTATTGATCGTGATCCGGAGGAGCCTCATCGCCGTATTGTTACACCTGACGGCTATGCAGCAAGAACGTTGTACAGCACGGTAACCCGGTGGGACGGAGGAACTGCTAGTGCAGTCAGCCTGAAGCTGGAGAGTGGCAGAACTCATCAGATTCGTGTACATATGACTTCTATCGGATGTCCGTTGATCGGGGACCGAATGTATAAGACACTACCTGAGGACGAGATTGACGAACAGACAGCTGTCTTGCGGGAAGAACGGGATTTGTGGATCGATCGCCAGGCATTGCATGCCTGTGAGCTATCGTTTGTTCACCCACTTACACAGGAACGCATGACGTTCCATGCACCCCTTCCTTCAGATATGGCTGAGCTGGAGAAACGTTTAGATAACGAGGCGAAGCCAAGGGAAGAGCTGTAG
- a CDS encoding arsenate reductase family protein gives MSKLKVYQYAKCGTCRKAVKWLEAQGHELELIPIFDTPPTEAELTELIQKSGLEVKKFFNTSGEVYKEQQLKDKLPGMSAEEQIRLLASNGRLIKRPIVTDGEQVTVGFKEETYEQQWNNV, from the coding sequence ATGAGTAAACTGAAAGTATACCAGTATGCAAAATGCGGAACTTGCCGCAAAGCAGTAAAATGGCTTGAAGCTCAAGGCCATGAGCTGGAGTTAATCCCCATTTTTGACACACCCCCAACTGAGGCCGAATTAACCGAGCTCATTCAGAAGAGCGGACTTGAAGTGAAGAAGTTTTTCAATACAAGTGGAGAAGTGTACAAGGAGCAGCAGTTGAAGGACAAGCTGCCTGGCATGTCTGCTGAAGAACAGATTCGTCTGCTTGCCTCCAATGGCCGTCTGATTAAGCGTCCCATCGTGACAGATGGGGAGCAGGTGACCGTAGGATTCAAGGAAGAGACGTATGAACAGCAATGGAACAACGTTTAG
- a CDS encoding 5'-3' exonuclease — MNQRNEPTLLLVDGMAVLFRAFYATSASGYIRRTKAGLPTNAVYGFIRYFWDAVQTFGPSHVVCCWDMGGKTFRGEEYAAYKGNRPEAPNDLIPQFALIREVMDSLGIPNIGAEGYEADDCIGTLAKYYTEQTDMNVMVLTGDHDMLQLINDRTSIIIMKKGHGNYMVYTPESLMAEKQLTPRQIIDMKGLMGDASDNYPGVRGIGEKTALKLVQEYGTIEGILDNLDKLTPSVRKKIENDLDMLHLSRKLAEIHCAVPVACALDVCELRLDPDTVMDKFEQLEMKSLGSWMGVAIG; from the coding sequence GTGAATCAACGTAATGAACCTACTTTGTTGCTGGTAGACGGTATGGCGGTGTTGTTCCGTGCATTTTATGCGACATCTGCAAGCGGATATATCAGACGGACAAAGGCAGGCTTGCCAACCAACGCGGTATACGGATTTATCCGTTATTTCTGGGATGCGGTTCAGACTTTCGGACCAAGTCATGTGGTATGCTGCTGGGATATGGGTGGCAAGACGTTTCGCGGTGAAGAGTACGCGGCATACAAAGGCAATCGTCCTGAAGCACCGAATGATCTGATTCCCCAGTTTGCATTGATCCGTGAAGTCATGGACAGCCTGGGTATTCCGAATATTGGAGCGGAAGGGTATGAAGCCGATGACTGCATCGGTACACTGGCCAAGTATTATACGGAGCAGACGGATATGAACGTGATGGTGCTGACCGGCGACCATGATATGCTGCAGCTGATTAATGACCGGACAAGCATTATTATTATGAAAAAAGGCCACGGCAACTACATGGTGTATACGCCTGAATCTCTCATGGCAGAGAAGCAGTTGACTCCTCGTCAAATCATTGATATGAAAGGTCTGATGGGAGATGCAAGTGACAATTACCCTGGAGTACGTGGAATCGGTGAGAAAACAGCTCTAAAACTCGTACAGGAATATGGCACCATTGAGGGTATTCTGGATAATTTGGATAAACTCACGCCATCGGTACGTAAAAAAATCGAGAATGATCTCGACATGCTGCATCTGTCCCGTAAACTGGCAGAGATTCACTGCGCTGTTCCGGTAGCCTGCGCACTGGATGTATGTGAATTGCGTCTTGATCCGGATACGGTGATGGACAAGTTCGAACAACTTGAGATGAAGAGCCTGGGCTCTTGGATGGGAGTGGCAATAGGGTGA
- a CDS encoding phosphodiester glycosidase family protein produces the protein MQTKRAGRKWWTGAMALVLALPVLLSGAVSAPQIADAKAAISTKVQKVKAAGRNFTVQTVSIPKGTPVTVGLAKKQVGQTATLPSIVKSYGAQAAINGAFFEAYNGAPDPYGMLIANGKVIHIGRYGTTIGFKEDGTAMMDSLQVSLTGKVTDSAGKSRSWYATFINRTPSANASISMLYTPERGPKVGFKGGTAVVMEKGIVTKKVANNNVAIPKNGSVLVFTGNQKSTADRFSVGSTVEMNYKYTNASGKEIPWEDVVTAVGAGPRLVKDGKVAVNPTSEGFKDTKILNASGARSGIAIMGDGSVMLATVSGATIKEWAAVMQKLGAKQAMNLDGGASSGLYAGGKMLTSPGRLLSNTLVFGSSVR, from the coding sequence ATGCAGACCAAACGTGCCGGTAGAAAGTGGTGGACAGGGGCTATGGCCCTCGTCCTGGCTTTGCCGGTATTACTATCAGGCGCAGTAAGCGCTCCGCAAATAGCTGATGCAAAAGCGGCAATAAGCACCAAAGTACAGAAAGTAAAAGCAGCAGGACGAAATTTCACCGTACAAACGGTAAGCATTCCCAAAGGAACACCGGTGACTGTAGGATTAGCCAAGAAACAGGTAGGACAAACGGCAACATTGCCGTCCATTGTAAAATCATATGGTGCTCAAGCAGCCATTAACGGGGCATTTTTTGAAGCGTATAACGGAGCACCAGATCCTTATGGCATGTTAATAGCAAATGGAAAAGTCATACATATTGGACGATACGGAACAACGATAGGTTTCAAGGAAGATGGAACAGCAATGATGGATTCACTTCAGGTAAGTCTTACAGGTAAAGTTACCGATTCAGCAGGTAAGTCACGCAGCTGGTACGCAACATTCATTAACCGTACACCTTCTGCGAATGCGAGCATATCAATGCTCTATACTCCGGAGCGCGGCCCCAAAGTTGGATTCAAGGGTGGTACTGCAGTTGTGATGGAGAAAGGGATTGTCACCAAAAAAGTAGCCAATAACAATGTAGCGATTCCGAAGAATGGATCGGTATTGGTCTTTACGGGCAATCAGAAATCTACTGCAGATCGCTTCTCTGTGGGTTCGACTGTAGAAATGAACTACAAATATACCAATGCATCAGGCAAAGAGATTCCTTGGGAAGACGTAGTAACTGCTGTTGGTGCTGGTCCTCGTCTTGTGAAAGACGGTAAAGTCGCCGTGAACCCAACCAGCGAAGGATTCAAGGATACCAAGATTCTGAATGCCTCTGGTGCCAGAAGCGGGATTGCCATCATGGGTGACGGTTCAGTAATGCTTGCAACTGTGTCGGGAGCCACCATTAAGGAATGGGCGGCAGTCATGCAGAAGCTTGGTGCCAAGCAGGCCATGAACCTGGATGGCGGAGCTTCCTCGGGCTTGTATGCAGGTGGCAAGATGTTGACTTCACCAGGGCGGTTGTTAAGTAATACACTCGTTTTTGGCAGCTCAGTCCGTTAA
- a CDS encoding MOSC domain-containing protein, protein MTLTPDQQSAERNTAVLAINVGQPQPLPGQKREVLSGIVKLPVSGPVFLSFTGMTGDGQADLENHGGPDKAVCVYDYSRYSALEQLMERKLDWGACGENLTVEGCSEDQVRIGDMYELGGALVQVSQPRQPCFKLAARYDFKELPVYFQESGYTGFYFRVLEEGEVAPDSPFRRIRTDPASMTVLEANRVMHQGKKDAAGMHALLAIPSLSDSWRQTLLKRLDKLESGQ, encoded by the coding sequence ATGACACTCACACCTGATCAACAGTCAGCAGAACGTAATACAGCTGTTCTTGCCATTAATGTGGGCCAGCCTCAGCCATTGCCTGGCCAGAAGCGTGAAGTGCTAAGCGGCATTGTCAAACTTCCCGTATCCGGCCCGGTTTTCCTGTCATTCACTGGAATGACAGGAGATGGCCAGGCGGACCTGGAGAATCACGGCGGACCGGATAAGGCTGTATGTGTATACGATTACAGTCGATATTCCGCACTGGAACAACTGATGGAGCGCAAGCTGGACTGGGGAGCTTGTGGTGAGAATTTAACGGTGGAAGGCTGCTCTGAGGATCAAGTCCGGATTGGTGATATGTATGAACTGGGCGGAGCTTTGGTTCAGGTTAGCCAGCCAAGACAACCCTGCTTCAAACTCGCTGCCCGGTATGATTTCAAAGAGTTGCCTGTGTATTTTCAGGAAAGCGGCTATACCGGTTTCTATTTTCGCGTACTGGAGGAGGGAGAAGTCGCTCCTGACTCTCCGTTCAGGCGTATCCGCACAGACCCTGCATCCATGACCGTTCTCGAGGCCAACCGGGTCATGCATCAAGGGAAGAAGGATGCAGCCGGCATGCATGCATTACTGGCTATTCCATCGCTTTCGGATAGTTGGAGGCAAACGTTGTTGAAACGTTTGGATAAGCTGGAGAGCGGGCAGTAG
- a CDS encoding ROK family protein, translated as MTILGAIEAGGTKFVCGIGTENGEVLERVSFPTTTPEETMAQVIAFFEGKGIEALGVGSFGPIDPIEGSPTYGYITTTPKPHWGQYDIIGKLKEHFDVPMTFDTDVNGAALGEATWGAAQGLESCLYITVGTGIGAGAVVGGKMVHGLSHPEMGHIIVRRHPEDTYEGFCPYHGDCLEGLAAGPAINKRWDQPAYELPADHKAWEIEAHYLAHALMNYVLILTPEKIVMGGGVMKQEHLFPMVRSKLQELLNGYVQHPALHSGIDEYVVPPGLGDNAGLCGSLALAKLALNK; from the coding sequence TTGACGATTTTAGGCGCAATTGAAGCTGGGGGAACCAAATTTGTATGTGGGATTGGAACTGAAAATGGTGAGGTGCTTGAACGGGTAAGTTTTCCTACAACCACACCGGAAGAAACGATGGCGCAGGTTATCGCTTTCTTTGAAGGCAAAGGGATTGAAGCTTTGGGCGTAGGTTCTTTTGGACCGATTGACCCGATTGAAGGAAGTCCTACGTACGGATATATTACAACTACACCGAAGCCTCATTGGGGTCAGTATGATATTATTGGCAAACTCAAGGAACATTTTGATGTGCCGATGACGTTTGATACGGATGTAAACGGAGCTGCGCTTGGAGAAGCGACCTGGGGAGCAGCACAAGGGCTGGAGAGCTGTCTGTATATCACTGTCGGAACAGGTATTGGTGCCGGAGCAGTCGTAGGCGGTAAAATGGTTCACGGTTTATCTCATCCAGAGATGGGACATATTATTGTACGCAGACACCCTGAGGATACATATGAAGGCTTTTGTCCATACCACGGGGACTGTCTGGAAGGACTCGCAGCGGGACCAGCTATCAATAAACGTTGGGACCAACCGGCGTATGAGCTGCCAGCAGATCACAAAGCCTGGGAGATTGAGGCACATTATCTGGCGCACGCACTCATGAATTATGTACTGATTCTCACTCCGGAAAAAATTGTGATGGGTGGAGGGGTCATGAAGCAGGAGCATCTGTTCCCCATGGTGCGCAGCAAATTGCAGGAGCTGTTAAATGGATATGTTCAGCATCCGGCCCTTCACTCGGGAATCGACGAGTATGTCGTTCCGCCAGGCCTTGGTGACAATGCCGGTTTGTGCGGATCGCTGGCCTTGGCCAAATTGGCTTTGAACAAATAA
- a CDS encoding HRDC domain-containing protein — translation MEVIFMNRLSKLSGQHEEHAQLWIGEEEGAWHLGWSHYEEGDREDSIWYEGSSWEELLHIYRHQLAIRMSEGYRPLIQGLFHETDDLKLRSYGGQRLHCYSERYGNEELYADLCTWRRRRAASDRKAPYFIATNRLLRMISAFVPQTMEELMQLPGVGESKANEYGQEWMELTSGVERSTAFPLDWVQTVLSEDEYESWLYKQKEQKYKQELDKFTTRKQVLEGMKEGYTLEEIVNRSGLSRRELIELLETLDTEGYDTDSLLDAELAVMPEQEQEAVWSAYEELGDSFLKPVLHRVYGGDKPVSGNLEQVYERLRMIRIRFRRHVETERNAG, via the coding sequence ATGGAAGTCATTTTCATGAACAGATTGTCCAAATTGTCAGGTCAACATGAGGAACACGCTCAGCTGTGGATTGGTGAGGAGGAAGGTGCCTGGCATCTCGGGTGGAGCCATTATGAGGAAGGAGATCGCGAAGACAGCATCTGGTATGAGGGGAGCTCCTGGGAAGAACTGCTCCATATTTATCGTCACCAGTTGGCGATTCGAATGAGTGAAGGTTACCGGCCATTGATTCAGGGACTGTTTCATGAGACGGATGATCTGAAATTACGCAGTTATGGTGGACAGCGTCTTCATTGTTATAGTGAACGCTACGGCAATGAAGAGTTATATGCTGATCTATGCACATGGCGGAGAAGAAGGGCAGCGTCTGACCGGAAGGCCCCATACTTTATTGCAACGAATCGTTTGCTGCGCATGATCAGTGCATTCGTACCACAAACCATGGAGGAACTGATGCAGTTACCAGGTGTTGGGGAGAGCAAAGCAAATGAATACGGTCAGGAGTGGATGGAGCTAACAAGCGGAGTAGAGCGTTCTACGGCTTTTCCACTTGATTGGGTGCAAACGGTATTGTCCGAAGATGAATATGAGAGCTGGTTGTACAAGCAAAAAGAACAGAAATATAAGCAGGAGCTGGACAAGTTCACCACTCGCAAGCAGGTGCTTGAGGGTATGAAGGAAGGGTATACGCTGGAAGAGATTGTGAATCGCTCCGGACTATCCCGCAGAGAGCTGATTGAACTGCTGGAGACACTCGATACGGAAGGTTATGATACGGATAGCCTCCTGGATGCAGAGCTTGCAGTCATGCCTGAGCAGGAGCAGGAGGCGGTCTGGAGTGCATACGAGGAGCTGGGAGACAGTTTCCTGAAACCTGTATTACATAGAGTATACGGCGGGGATAAGCCGGTTAGCGGCAATCTGGAGCAAGTGTACGAGAGACTGCGCATGATCCGCATTCGATTCCGAAGACATGTAGAAACAGAGCGGAACGCGGGCTAG
- the corA gene encoding magnesium/cobalt transporter CorA, with amino-acid sequence MKIRLVNNGVFIPVDDIEQALTPPAEGFYWIDADVDDLAVLQPLFMMHDLAVEDCLSDEEQRPKIEIYESHYFIVVNSIRFDDEEIFLRAVNLFLGRHYIISVTKQKVSELRTLKPILWEQEVSTPDRLLYLLVDLIVDNYFTVGDRIEARIEKLEEDILMHTKKSHLNEIIGLRSEILWLKKVLGPQKEVINTLNKKDLRLIDDQLQKYFSDIYENAVKISETFETYRDLMGNLREAYQSSIANRANEIMRVFTAITTVFMPLTVITGIYGMNFNNMPELDWKYGYFVVIGLMVTLGLSMFFIFRKKDWI; translated from the coding sequence ATGAAAATCCGGTTGGTAAACAACGGTGTATTTATCCCGGTGGACGATATTGAGCAGGCGCTAACGCCACCAGCTGAGGGATTTTACTGGATCGATGCAGACGTTGATGATCTGGCGGTACTTCAGCCGCTGTTCATGATGCATGATCTGGCTGTAGAGGACTGTTTGAGTGATGAAGAGCAGCGTCCTAAGATTGAAATTTATGAGAGCCATTATTTTATTGTCGTAAACAGCATTCGTTTTGATGACGAAGAGATCTTTTTGCGTGCGGTTAACCTGTTTCTAGGGAGACACTATATCATTAGTGTTACGAAGCAGAAGGTCAGCGAACTGCGGACCTTGAAGCCTATTCTGTGGGAACAGGAAGTCAGCACTCCCGATCGTCTTCTGTATCTGTTGGTCGACTTGATTGTGGATAACTACTTTACCGTCGGCGACCGGATCGAAGCACGCATTGAGAAATTGGAAGAAGATATTTTGATGCATACGAAAAAGTCCCATTTGAATGAAATTATCGGGCTGCGCAGTGAGATTCTGTGGCTCAAGAAAGTGCTTGGACCTCAAAAAGAGGTCATCAATACGCTCAACAAAAAGGATTTGCGTCTCATCGATGACCAGCTGCAGAAGTACTTCAGTGACATCTATGAGAATGCTGTGAAAATATCCGAGACGTTCGAGACTTATCGAGACCTAATGGGAAACTTGCGAGAAGCCTACCAATCCAGTATCGCCAACCGGGCGAACGAAATCATGCGCGTGTTTACCGCCATTACAACGGTGTTCATGCCCCTGACGGTCATTACCGGCATCTATGGGATGAACTTCAACAACATGCCTGAGCTGGACTGGAAGTATGGATATTTTGTAGTCATTGGCCTGATGGTGACCCTTGGCCTGAGCATGTTCTTTATTTTCCGCAAAAAAGATTGGATCTGA
- the metA gene encoding homoserine O-acetyltransferase MetA has protein sequence MPIKIPDALPAKEVLAGENIFVMDETHAYQQDIRPLRIAILNLMPTKETTETQLLRLVGNTPIQVDIVLVHPKSHTSKNTSQEYLNLFYKTFDEIEHRRFDGMIITGAPVEQMDFEDVNYWKEIQEIFDWTKTNVTSTMHICWASQAGLYHHFGVPKVALEEKCFGVFPHTINKSHVQLLRGFDEVFNVPHSRHTEVRREDIEKNDNLEILAESEEAGIFLVATKDGKQIFVTGHAEYDPLSLKWEYDRDASKGLDIALPKNYFPNDDPSRVPPATWRAHANLLFSNWLNYYVYQETPYDIGPQI, from the coding sequence ATGCCAATTAAAATTCCAGACGCACTGCCTGCCAAGGAAGTCCTCGCAGGTGAGAACATCTTCGTAATGGACGAGACACATGCTTACCAGCAGGATATTCGTCCACTACGCATTGCTATATTAAACCTGATGCCTACCAAGGAAACAACAGAAACCCAATTGCTTCGTTTGGTGGGGAACACCCCTATACAGGTCGATATCGTTCTGGTTCATCCCAAGTCCCACACATCGAAGAACACGTCACAGGAGTATCTGAATCTGTTCTACAAAACCTTTGATGAGATTGAACACCGCCGTTTTGACGGAATGATCATTACAGGTGCCCCTGTTGAGCAGATGGATTTCGAAGACGTGAATTATTGGAAGGAAATCCAGGAGATCTTCGATTGGACCAAAACCAACGTTACATCGACCATGCACATCTGTTGGGCTTCTCAGGCTGGTCTGTATCATCATTTCGGTGTACCTAAGGTAGCGCTGGAAGAGAAGTGTTTTGGCGTATTTCCACATACGATCAACAAATCTCACGTACAGCTGCTTCGCGGATTTGATGAAGTGTTCAATGTTCCACATTCCCGTCATACCGAAGTTCGGCGCGAGGATATTGAGAAAAACGATAACCTCGAAATTTTGGCCGAATCGGAGGAAGCTGGCATTTTCCTCGTTGCCACCAAAGACGGCAAACAAATTTTTGTGACAGGGCATGCGGAGTATGATCCATTGTCCTTGAAATGGGAATATGACCGCGATGCATCCAAGGGATTGGATATCGCACTGCCAAAAAACTATTTTCCAAATGACGATCCATCCCGTGTTCCTCCGGCAACCTGGCGGGCACATGCAAACTTATTATTCTCTAATTGGCTCAATTACTATGTGTATCAGGAGACGCCT